A single Synechocystis sp. PCC 7338 DNA region contains:
- a CDS encoding FAD-binding oxidoreductase, translating into MEDLERLGGLALFTPGSRGYECNLSSLINGTAAAQQPELIIQATSPSEVQEAVRYAASRNMPISVHSGGRSPFCAANGSLMLDLAPGLNMVKVEANRVRVQAGATMGQVLAALAPHDCMVPVGTYGTPGFGLLTMGGVEHLSRSLGLTIDAIEELKGVKPDGQPFTISAGSGDNQLWILLRGAAIFLAVITEATLRIFPRQRLQVQRHIAELRQLEELLTIAESLPRGASCSFILGYPPDNPKPIAMTYAVAPVEDTLATDCLSQLPSSWGNEAEGLEALPPFALPFQDGSHPIVPITLPPRQHRLRTWVYSLSLSAGCGHALVETLQPAIAEAPNSTCQIDLQHVGGVVNDVPPLSTAYTGRNAEWSIIITGVWNASDILAAEQCRTWADKVLEALLPLANHYYIVQRHPGTPIYEQELRLA; encoded by the coding sequence ATGGAAGATTTAGAAAGACTTGGGGGTTTAGCTTTATTTACTCCGGGTAGCAGAGGCTATGAGTGCAACCTTAGTAGCTTGATCAATGGGACTGCTGCAGCCCAACAGCCTGAGCTAATAATTCAGGCTACCTCACCCTCAGAAGTACAGGAGGCAGTTAGATACGCTGCTAGTCGCAATATGCCCATCAGTGTTCATAGTGGTGGTCGTAGTCCTTTCTGTGCTGCTAACGGTAGTCTAATGCTTGATCTCGCTCCTGGGTTGAACATGGTCAAGGTGGAAGCTAATAGGGTCAGAGTCCAAGCAGGAGCGACGATGGGTCAAGTACTAGCAGCCTTAGCTCCCCACGACTGCATGGTTCCAGTGGGTACCTATGGCACGCCGGGATTTGGTCTACTTACCATGGGAGGAGTGGAACATCTCAGCCGTAGCCTTGGCTTAACCATCGATGCCATTGAAGAGCTAAAGGGTGTCAAACCTGATGGTCAACCCTTCACCATCTCTGCTGGTAGTGGGGACAACCAACTGTGGATCTTGCTAAGGGGAGCTGCCATCTTCCTAGCGGTCATTACAGAGGCTACCCTGCGAATTTTTCCCCGACAACGGTTACAAGTACAGCGTCATATTGCCGAGCTGAGGCAGCTAGAAGAACTACTGACCATAGCTGAAAGCTTACCTCGGGGTGCGTCCTGTTCCTTTATCCTCGGCTACCCCCCTGACAACCCAAAGCCCATTGCGATGACTTACGCAGTAGCGCCGGTGGAAGATACTCTAGCCACTGACTGCCTTAGTCAGCTACCTAGTAGCTGGGGAAACGAGGCAGAAGGGCTAGAAGCATTACCACCCTTTGCGTTACCCTTCCAGGACGGTAGTCATCCCATAGTCCCAATAACCTTACCCCCTCGCCAACATCGGCTCCGCACTTGGGTCTACTCCCTTTCCCTGTCTGCGGGATGTGGTCACGCCTTAGTCGAGACACTACAGCCGGCGATCGCCGAAGCTCCCAATAGTACGTGTCAAATAGACCTTCAACATGTCGGTGGGGTTGTTAACGACGTACCTCCACTATCAACAGCCTACACGGGGCGAAATGCTGAGTGGTCGATTATCATCACCGGGGTATGGAATGCTAGCGATATCTTAGCCGCAGAGCAATGCCGAACCTGGGCTGACAAAGTACTTGAAGCGTTGCTACCCCTAGCGAACCACTATTACATCGTGCAGAGGCATCCCGGCACCCCAATCTATGAACAGGAACTACGGCTAGCCTAA
- a CDS encoding YncE family protein, with amino-acid sequence MAIGLQELSAQPKMTLSRIPLENKLSEPAGMAFRPSQSNQLWVVNHGNDSITTLTNLGESNLEVSVETDAYAEHFMAKPTGIAFGYDDTFAVSNDSINELRGISFIKNPERNKNFVNNHFMGPTLFSATTYALAGQSKQYLDDWPQPGNGHDPDRDLTLSQGCPLTYWNSLVQQCHWPREGSHLDMLHESPLAMGIAHDKGNAYFLLDGCGSRDSNGQCLGNGHLMRYDFNRDHQEGNGFHGDGIVWRYPEIDFKRDKDIPSGMLVLDGWLYFSNTGMGKVQRIATTAGNIQIVVKSWSDQYDKGQVGTGVISWEDVKSVSMDGDEPEAISNWVKTHGDLAKITELGQAWIAPMEVLAEYSYVYDVPQETFISESWLDKPSGLASDGKSLFVADYNSGWIAAFDLKTAKLQWRHQSKLKSISGLAFNPNKPRELYISDRNTNSLYQLKWN; translated from the coding sequence ATGGCGATCGGACTACAGGAATTGTCTGCACAGCCAAAGATGACGCTTTCAAGGATCCCTTTAGAAAACAAGTTATCTGAGCCTGCAGGAATGGCATTTAGACCTAGTCAATCAAACCAACTGTGGGTAGTCAATCATGGCAATGATTCAATCACTACTTTAACAAATCTTGGGGAGTCTAATCTAGAAGTATCGGTTGAAACTGATGCCTACGCCGAGCATTTTATGGCAAAACCAACCGGTATCGCATTTGGTTATGATGACACGTTCGCAGTCTCAAATGATTCGATCAACGAATTGCGGGGGATAAGTTTTATCAAAAATCCTGAGCGAAATAAAAATTTCGTTAATAACCATTTCATGGGGCCTACTTTATTCTCGGCAACCACCTATGCTTTAGCCGGACAAAGTAAGCAATATCTAGATGATTGGCCTCAACCTGGGAATGGACACGATCCAGATCGGGATTTGACTCTGTCACAAGGATGTCCTTTAACTTATTGGAATTCTCTCGTTCAGCAATGTCACTGGCCGCGCGAAGGGAGCCACTTGGATATGCTGCATGAAAGTCCGCTAGCCATGGGGATTGCCCATGACAAGGGTAATGCCTATTTTCTGCTAGATGGCTGTGGTAGTCGAGACAGCAATGGGCAATGTTTAGGTAATGGACATCTAATGCGGTATGACTTTAACCGCGATCACCAGGAAGGCAATGGCTTTCATGGCGATGGCATTGTTTGGCGTTACCCAGAAATTGATTTCAAGCGTGACAAAGATATACCTAGCGGAATGTTGGTGCTAGATGGCTGGCTCTACTTTTCCAATACTGGTATGGGTAAAGTTCAGAGAATAGCCACTACAGCAGGAAATATCCAAATCGTTGTCAAAAGCTGGTCAGATCAATACGATAAAGGGCAAGTTGGCACCGGAGTAATTAGTTGGGAAGATGTTAAAAGTGTCTCGATGGATGGAGATGAACCAGAAGCTATTAGTAACTGGGTAAAAACTCATGGAGATCTTGCTAAGATAACGGAACTTGGCCAAGCTTGGATTGCCCCTATGGAAGTTCTTGCAGAATATTCTTACGTTTACGATGTCCCGCAAGAAACTTTTATTTCAGAAAGTTGGCTGGACAAGCCTTCGGGACTTGCTAGTGATGGCAAATCTCTTTTCGTTGCCGACTACAACTCTGGGTGGATTGCTGCTTTCGATTTGAAAACTGCAAAATTGCAATGGAGACATCAGTCAAAGCTTAAGAGTATTTCAGGGCTGGCATTTAATCCCAATAAACCTCGTGAGCTATATATTTCAGATCGCAATACTAATTCCCTTTATCAGTTGAAATGGAACTAA
- a CDS encoding APC family permease, whose product MKALTNSFSAPQLNRCLGLIQVTTQAIAVVGPTITAVINIPQVYLSSGNSSWLTYLIACLCILLVSQVLITFASQEAGTAGLATYVLQGLGVTFARLTGWLLLLAYGGFGILLLAMASQSFAILMGMAGLKLPLWFFVVLLGGLIWQLVSRDVRVSNGMMLVLETISIIIIFWLCSVILFHHSIKFDLSEFQLTSATGNQIRSGLMIAFLSFVGFESAATLGSESLHPLRDIPKALRIATLLPGGLFLVWAYVLGLGFKAAPSSILNSASPLVSLGDFLQIPTAAVVISFSACVCFLSASLGAFSALARVGLSLGKEKILPPFSTKIHPAFHTPVGSLNLGLGICILGTLILLVTGLKPDDINDVCGTFGTLALLLVYGLVSISLLRDHYRRGILSHSILILGSVTILVLATATIAFLSGLNQGDLLNTVLIFFVLMILGIGIIARQGGVHS is encoded by the coding sequence ATGAAAGCCTTGACTAATTCTTTTTCTGCTCCCCAACTTAATCGTTGTTTAGGACTAATCCAGGTTACTACCCAGGCGATCGCCGTTGTAGGGCCAACCATAACCGCTGTGATCAACATTCCCCAGGTCTATCTCAGTTCCGGGAACAGTAGTTGGCTCACTTACCTGATTGCCTGCCTTTGTATTTTGTTAGTGTCTCAGGTGCTGATCACCTTTGCCAGTCAGGAAGCGGGGACAGCCGGCTTAGCCACCTATGTTCTGCAAGGTTTGGGGGTAACTTTTGCACGGTTAACGGGCTGGTTACTCTTACTGGCCTATGGCGGCTTTGGCATACTACTGCTGGCCATGGCCAGTCAAAGTTTTGCAATCTTGATGGGGATGGCCGGACTCAAACTGCCTCTGTGGTTTTTTGTTGTGCTTCTGGGGGGATTAATTTGGCAGCTAGTGTCACGGGATGTGCGAGTATCCAACGGAATGATGTTAGTGTTAGAAACTATTTCAATTATTATAATTTTCTGGTTATGTAGCGTTATTTTATTCCACCATAGTATTAAATTTGATTTGTCAGAATTTCAACTCACCAGCGCCACAGGCAACCAAATACGTTCGGGCTTAATGATTGCTTTTTTGAGTTTTGTGGGATTTGAAAGTGCAGCTACCCTAGGGTCTGAATCTCTCCACCCCCTGAGGGATATTCCCAAAGCTCTACGGATTGCTACTTTACTACCAGGGGGATTGTTTTTAGTTTGGGCATATGTTTTAGGACTAGGTTTTAAAGCGGCTCCCAGCAGTATTCTCAACTCAGCCAGTCCCCTCGTTAGTCTCGGAGATTTTTTGCAAATTCCGACGGCGGCGGTGGTGATTAGTTTTAGCGCTTGTGTTTGTTTTTTGAGTGCGAGTTTAGGGGCATTCAGTGCCTTGGCTAGGGTTGGTTTAAGTTTAGGGAAAGAAAAAATTCTTCCTCCATTCAGCACTAAAATTCATCCTGCTTTCCACACTCCAGTGGGCTCCTTAAACCTAGGATTAGGGATTTGTATTCTGGGCACCTTGATCCTGTTGGTAACGGGATTAAAACCCGATGATATTAACGATGTTTGTGGTACTTTTGGGACTTTAGCATTGTTGTTGGTCTATGGTCTTGTTTCCATTTCTCTACTGCGGGATCACTATCGCCGTGGTATCCTTTCCCATTCCATTTTAATACTTGGTAGTGTGACAATTTTAGTGTTAGCAACTGCTACTATTGCGTTTTTAAGTGGGCTAAATCAAGGAGACTTGCTCAATACAGTGTTGATTTTCTTTGTTCTAATGATTTTGGGCATTGGAATAATTGCTCGCCAAGGCGGCGTCCATTCCTGA
- a CDS encoding VOC family protein, with protein MKEDFGFTHIALSAKNIDLSISFYNRYANMCVVHERLDKDTGKRVVWLSDKTRPFVLVLVQDENPTPILGPFAHLGIACKDKSEVDCLCKQAREEGILAKDATDSGYPVGYWAFINDPDGHTLEVSYGQEIGLTIDKPT; from the coding sequence ATGAAAGAAGACTTTGGTTTCACACACATTGCTCTATCTGCAAAAAATATTGACTTGAGCATTAGTTTTTACAACCGCTATGCAAACATGTGCGTAGTGCATGAGCGATTAGATAAAGATACTGGTAAGCGAGTTGTTTGGCTGTCTGATAAAACTCGTCCTTTCGTTTTAGTGTTAGTCCAAGACGAAAATCCAACCCCCATCCTAGGCCCTTTTGCACACCTAGGCATTGCTTGCAAGGATAAGAGCGAAGTTGATTGCTTATGCAAACAAGCTAGAGAGGAAGGAATATTGGCTAAAGATGCCACAGATTCTGGCTATCCTGTTGGTTATTGGGCTTTTATCAATGATCCTGATGGACACACCTTAGAAGTCTCCTATGGTCAAGAAATTGGATTAACCATTGATAAGCCCACTTAG
- a CDS encoding ion channel, whose protein sequence is MKFPFPWRWHKSHGLKPTPYAHPIRHQRPIRLWNPRHRESQAMKTDLYHWLLVLSWPKFLATVGFFYFGLNVFFALVFSLIGDGIANAKPGSFLDLFFFSIQTLSTVGYGSMYPKTVLAHIVVSVEIFIGLISLAILTGLMFARFAKPTSRVLFSGVAVVCPFENIPTLMFRAANQRDNRILEAQIRVSLVRDEQSQEGHKMRRFYDLNLLRSHTPVFGLSWLVMHPIDSNSPLYGFLEATNQQPRLELWISFTGLDESFSQTIHSRYVYGEADIHWQHRFVDIFHQTPEGQWFINMDNFHLTEPYRR, encoded by the coding sequence ATGAAATTTCCCTTTCCTTGGCGTTGGCATAAATCCCATGGACTAAAGCCGACTCCTTATGCACATCCAATCCGCCACCAACGTCCGATTCGATTATGGAATCCCAGGCATAGAGAATCCCAGGCAATGAAGACAGATCTATATCATTGGTTACTGGTACTTTCTTGGCCAAAATTTTTGGCGACTGTCGGCTTTTTTTACTTTGGTTTAAATGTCTTTTTTGCTCTAGTTTTTTCCTTAATTGGAGACGGTATTGCTAATGCTAAACCGGGATCATTTTTAGATCTATTTTTTTTTAGTATTCAAACTCTTTCAACGGTGGGATATGGTTCTATGTATCCCAAAACTGTGCTCGCTCACATCGTCGTCAGTGTGGAAATTTTTATTGGATTGATCAGCCTGGCTATTTTAACAGGATTAATGTTTGCACGTTTTGCCAAACCCACCTCCAGGGTCTTATTTAGTGGAGTCGCTGTGGTCTGCCCCTTTGAAAATATCCCAACATTAATGTTTCGCGCTGCTAATCAACGGGATAATCGTATTTTAGAAGCTCAAATTAGAGTCAGTTTAGTTCGGGATGAGCAAAGCCAAGAAGGACATAAAATGCGCCGTTTTTATGATTTAAACTTATTACGTTCCCACACTCCAGTTTTTGGTTTGAGTTGGTTAGTTATGCACCCTATAGACAGTAATAGCCCACTTTATGGGTTTTTAGAAGCAACAAATCAACAACCAAGATTAGAACTTTGGATTAGTTTCACCGGCTTGGATGAAAGTTTTTCTCAAACTATTCACAGTCGTTACGTCTATGGGGAGGCAGATATTCATTGGCAGCATCGTTTTGTGGATATTTTTCATCAAACCCCAGAAGGTCAATGGTTTATCAACATGGACAATTTTCATCTAACGGAACCTTATCGCCGTTAA
- a CDS encoding dihydrofolate reductase family protein produces the protein MKATVYIATSVDGFIARNNGGIDWLPSGGDTDEGEDYGYQEFIDSVDALVMGRNTFELALSFDSWPYGGKPVFVLSSRKIDIPDDLAKTVESMCAPPREIVCRLSERGFQHLYIDGGKTIQGFLSEGLIQQLIITKVPILVGEGIALFSSLPHDVRLHHLETRQFENGLVQSKYKVIEDAA, from the coding sequence ATGAAAGCTACTGTATATATTGCAACAAGTGTTGATGGCTTCATCGCACGAAACAATGGTGGTATTGATTGGCTACCTAGTGGAGGAGACACAGATGAGGGTGAAGACTACGGTTATCAGGAATTCATTGATTCAGTGGATGCGCTTGTCATGGGGCGGAATACTTTTGAGTTAGCATTGTCCTTCGATTCATGGCCCTATGGCGGAAAGCCAGTATTTGTTCTAAGTAGTCGGAAAATTGACATCCCTGACGACCTGGCAAAAACAGTCGAGTCTATGTGCGCGCCTCCACGAGAAATAGTTTGTCGTCTATCGGAGCGCGGATTCCAGCATTTATACATTGATGGCGGAAAGACAATTCAAGGGTTTCTTAGTGAAGGCTTGATTCAGCAATTAATTATTACTAAAGTGCCAATCCTCGTAGGTGAAGGAATTGCACTTTTTAGTTCGCTTCCCCACGATGTCAGATTGCATCATCTTGAAACACGACAGTTTGAAAACGGCTTGGTGCAAAGTAAATACAAGGTGATTGAAGATGCCGCATAA
- a CDS encoding Rpn family recombination-promoting nuclease/putative transposase: protein MFDNLCKFLAESFSEDYAAWLLGRPIKLTKLSPTELSLEPIRADSLILEQSEDLVLHLEFQTEPDPTMGFRMLDYRVRVYRHFPQKTMHQFVIYLKRSNNDLVYQDSFQLGGTVHRYQVIRLWEQPSEVFLQSPGLLPLAVLTQTSDPALKLREVATVLDQIEDNRVKANLMAATSVFGGILLAPEFIRTILRNEIMKESAVYQEILREGEQRGLLKGKLEGKLEGKLETIPLLKKLGLTIAEIAKELDIDVELVNRFVANQNN from the coding sequence ATGTTTGACAATCTCTGCAAATTCCTCGCTGAATCATTTTCCGAAGATTATGCCGCTTGGTTGCTAGGACGACCAATCAAATTAACCAAGCTCAGTCCGACGGAACTTTCCCTGGAGCCAATTCGGGCTGACTCCCTGATTTTGGAGCAATCAGAAGATTTGGTGTTGCATCTGGAATTCCAAACGGAACCTGACCCCACCATGGGCTTTCGGATGTTGGACTATCGGGTAAGGGTTTATCGCCATTTTCCCCAGAAGACGATGCACCAATTCGTTATTTATCTAAAACGTAGTAATAATGATTTGGTTTATCAGGACAGTTTTCAGTTGGGGGGGACTGTCCATCGTTATCAGGTTATTCGGCTTTGGGAGCAACCATCGGAAGTATTTCTTCAGAGTCCAGGGCTGTTGCCCCTAGCGGTATTGACGCAGACCTCTGACCCCGCATTAAAATTGAGGGAAGTGGCGACTGTGCTGGATCAGATTGAGGATAATCGAGTTAAGGCAAATCTCATGGCAGCAACTTCTGTTTTTGGAGGAATTCTGCTGGCCCCTGAGTTTATTAGAACAATTTTAAGGAATGAAATTATGAAGGAATCAGCTGTCTATCAAGAAATCTTACGGGAAGGTGAACAACGAGGCTTACTCAAAGGCAAACTGGAGGGGAAATTAGAGGGCAAACTGGAAACCATACCCCTGCTGAAGAAATTGGGTCTTACAATTGCCGAAATTGCCAAGGAATTAGACATTGACGTTGAACTGGTTAATCGGTTTGTCGCTAACCAAAACAATTAA
- a CDS encoding DUF4435 domain-containing protein — translation MKINLPAKKGTPNTDPEVEFEQLVVVGANGAGKTRFGSRIEQLYPSKTHRISAQKSLTFPSYISPTSRNRAELSFKYGKYFDHFTNETQYYSQKINSRWSGNFNTSLLNDFDKLLVLLHTEEYEDSLSYKEGRIGKPTTKLDRVQNIWETVLPHRKLHKTAGVIETYPTGDIGGKYNASEMSDGERVIFYLIGEVICAAPESIIIIDEPEMHIHKSLIKTLFDLIEIERPDCPIIYLTHEIDFAFTRHNALKIWAKSYENSVWDYEILDETTPIPEQLYLEILGSRKPILFLEGDNSSIDYELYNHVYNDKTIKPIGSCDKVIQIVKAFREQQDFHHIESFGIIDRDRRQEGDLVNLNSRGIWVLDVAEAENLLLIEPIVKSIANHMGKDADDVFNQVKQNIISFFTGQLDSQVLIHFKEVLRREYLTLTNFSSTTIGDVITEIDTSFSSINMQAVYDSIQANFQDILTGQDYNSILRVFNLKNALIPNSKICELTGLRNKTEYKNATLTLLKRNNLISENIKVGIDEKIIKNAT, via the coding sequence ATGAAAATAAATTTACCCGCTAAAAAAGGAACACCAAATACAGATCCTGAAGTTGAATTTGAACAACTTGTTGTAGTTGGTGCGAATGGAGCAGGTAAAACAAGATTTGGTTCTAGAATTGAACAGTTATATCCAAGCAAAACCCATAGAATATCTGCTCAAAAATCGTTGACTTTTCCATCATATATAAGTCCAACATCTAGAAATAGAGCCGAATTATCTTTTAAATACGGTAAATATTTTGACCATTTTACTAATGAAACCCAATATTATAGTCAGAAGATAAATTCACGATGGAGTGGAAACTTCAATACATCTTTGTTGAATGATTTCGACAAATTATTAGTCTTATTGCATACAGAAGAATATGAAGACTCTCTAAGTTACAAAGAAGGTAGAATCGGAAAGCCTACAACTAAATTAGATAGGGTACAAAATATTTGGGAAACTGTTCTTCCACATAGAAAATTACATAAGACAGCAGGCGTAATTGAGACTTACCCAACAGGAGATATTGGTGGTAAGTATAATGCTTCTGAAATGAGTGATGGGGAAAGAGTTATCTTCTATCTCATAGGAGAAGTAATATGTGCGGCTCCGGAATCAATTATCATAATTGATGAACCTGAAATGCACATTCATAAATCACTGATAAAAACACTTTTTGATCTCATAGAAATTGAACGGCCAGATTGCCCTATTATATATTTAACACATGAAATTGATTTTGCATTTACTCGTCATAACGCTCTTAAAATCTGGGCAAAATCTTACGAAAATAGTGTTTGGGATTATGAGATTTTAGATGAAACGACTCCAATTCCAGAGCAACTTTATTTAGAAATTTTGGGCAGCAGAAAGCCGATATTATTTCTTGAAGGCGATAATAGCAGTATTGACTATGAACTTTACAATCACGTGTATAACGACAAAACCATCAAACCTATTGGAAGCTGTGATAAAGTCATTCAAATCGTTAAAGCGTTTAGAGAACAACAGGATTTTCACCACATTGAATCCTTTGGTATCATTGATAGAGACAGAAGGCAAGAAGGGGATTTGGTTAATCTTAATAGTAGAGGAATTTGGGTATTAGACGTTGCGGAAGCAGAAAATTTATTATTGATAGAACCCATTGTAAAGTCCATCGCTAATCATATGGGAAAAGACGCTGACGATGTTTTTAATCAAGTCAAACAGAATATTATTAGTTTTTTTACTGGTCAGTTAGATTCCCAAGTTCTAATCCATTTCAAAGAAGTATTACGAAGAGAATATTTAACACTCACTAATTTTAGCTCTACCACTATTGGTGATGTAATTACCGAAATTGACACATCTTTTAGTTCAATAAATATGCAAGCCGTATATGACTCTATTCAAGCGAATTTTCAAGACATTTTAACTGGACAAGACTACAACTCAATTTTACGAGTATTCAATTTAAAAAATGCATTGATACCTAATTCTAAAATTTGTGAATTAACTGGATTAAGGAATAAAACAGAATACAAGAATGCAACACTCACACTTCTTAAAAGGAATAATTTAATTTCTGAGAATATCAAAGTTGGAATAGATGAGAAAATAATAAAAAACGCCACCTAG
- a CDS encoding thermonuclease family protein, which yields MKQAGGVEARDYLRSMLTDNREIILMGAEKDQYGRSVVEVFAMTDTPGVEVGVNGEMILSGMAHYYECYKKSCPVNAHQYGFLEQEAIANKTGVWSNGNAERPWDYRRRNK from the coding sequence TTGAAACAAGCTGGTGGAGTGGAAGCACGGGATTATCTCCGGTCAATGTTGACGGATAATCGAGAAATTATTCTGATGGGGGCGGAAAAAGACCAATATGGACGCAGTGTGGTGGAAGTTTTTGCAATGACTGACACGCCAGGAGTTGAGGTGGGAGTTAATGGAGAAATGATTCTATCCGGTATGGCCCACTACTATGAATGCTATAAGAAGTCATGCCCCGTGAATGCACACCAGTATGGATTTCTGGAACAAGAGGCGATCGCCAATAAGACAGGGGTTTGGTCTAATGGCAATGCTGAGCGGCCTTGGGATTATCGTAGGCGGAATAAATAG
- a CDS encoding DUF5615 family PIN-like protein: MIELTNPFKLLIDEDLSPSIAQVISQKLGIEAVAVRDRGLINAEDRAVFEYAYKNDYIVVTANIKDFEQIARATEIHPGIIFICDGELIRAEQIEVVTLAAIALAEEMATGRDMVNRVVYVEMDGSLRFEPMPEQ; the protein is encoded by the coding sequence GTGATCGAGCTTACCAACCCCTTTAAATTGCTGATTGATGAAGACCTTTCCCCCTCCATTGCCCAAGTAATTAGCCAAAAATTGGGCATTGAGGCTGTTGCTGTTAGAGATAGGGGCTTAATTAACGCTGAAGATCGAGCAGTTTTTGAGTACGCTTACAAAAATGACTATATTGTCGTTACTGCCAATATCAAAGATTTTGAACAAATTGCTAGAGCAACAGAAATTCACCCAGGTATTATCTTCATCTGTGATGGGGAGTTAATCCGCGCTGAACAAATCGAGGTTGTCACCTTAGCGGCGATCGCCTTGGCGGAGGAAATGGCTACAGGAAGAGACATGGTCAACCGTGTGGTTTATGTGGAAATGGATGGGTCACTCCGCTTTGAACCTATGCCAGAGCAATGA
- a CDS encoding DUF433 domain-containing protein — translation MLGRHSHQNRDKSPSNVELSPQENAQFQRWAEGLVQDPAIMGGETVFPDSRLTVLRVASLVERGEHPAAILEDYPYLKPIDLKFAPIYCQRQICDRAYQPL, via the coding sequence ATGTTAGGTCGCCACTCTCACCAAAACCGAGATAAGTCCCCGTCGAACGTTGAGCTTAGTCCACAGGAAAATGCTCAATTTCAACGGTGGGCAGAGGGTTTGGTACAAGATCCAGCTATTATGGGCGGCGAAACTGTCTTTCCGGATAGCCGATTGACGGTACTACGGGTTGCATCATTAGTAGAACGAGGAGAACACCCTGCGGCCATCCTTGAGGATTATCCCTATTTAAAACCCATCGATCTTAAGTTTGCCCCAATCTATTGCCAACGCCAGATTTGTGATCGAGCTTACCAACCCCTTTAA